The following proteins are encoded in a genomic region of Sulfurimonas sp. HSL3-7:
- a CDS encoding HAMP domain-containing sensor histidine kinase, which produces MRIKSFLILVYGTAGLFIASITAFMTFLIIEEPIGYKMGSKIVLTVVLTTPVVILISAVTGGLFARHINAIAERLEKIAEGEYGTDLSGSAIKELATINDVSNRLSQEISTLLGSLKARNEELSMMLLTFSHDVRTPLMIANGYIEELEDNLVPSERLPAVYEKLKNENNYINELCNDILTYQHSREKESRVNDAILVQPIADEVIALLDAPIVNAVDPSISFAFNVIDLKKVLINLLQNALKYAQSEEIKIYSQDAEIIVEDSGIGIEPVHHSKIFEPFYTVDSSKNRVHSGFGLGLAITKNLCRRNQCLIQYDAGYERGARFILSKSSTS; this is translated from the coding sequence ATGCGGATTAAATCTTTTCTGATTCTGGTTTACGGCACAGCCGGGCTCTTTATCGCCTCGATCACCGCCTTTATGACCTTTCTGATCATCGAAGAGCCGATCGGGTACAAAATGGGCTCCAAAATCGTGCTCACTGTTGTGCTGACAACCCCTGTCGTCATTCTGATCAGTGCTGTCACCGGAGGGTTGTTCGCGCGCCACATCAATGCCATCGCCGAGCGTCTGGAAAAGATCGCAGAGGGGGAATACGGCACCGATCTCTCCGGCAGTGCGATCAAAGAACTGGCGACCATCAACGATGTAAGCAACCGTTTGAGTCAGGAGATCAGCACGCTGTTAGGCTCGCTGAAAGCAAGAAACGAAGAGTTGAGCATGATGCTGCTTACCTTTTCGCACGATGTAAGAACACCGCTGATGATCGCCAACGGCTACATCGAAGAGCTCGAAGACAACCTGGTCCCCAGTGAAAGATTGCCGGCTGTGTATGAAAAGCTGAAGAACGAAAATAACTATATCAATGAGCTGTGTAATGATATTCTTACTTATCAACACTCCAGGGAGAAAGAAAGTCGCGTTAATGACGCGATACTGGTGCAGCCCATAGCCGATGAGGTCATTGCTCTTCTGGATGCACCTATTGTCAATGCTGTTGATCCGTCTATTTCTTTTGCTTTCAATGTCATCGATCTGAAGAAGGTCTTGATAAACCTTTTGCAAAACGCACTCAAATATGCACAATCCGAAGAGATAAAGATCTACAGCCAAGACGCCGAAATCATAGTCGAAGACTCCGGCATAGGGATAGAGCCGGTGCATCACAGCAAAATATTTGAGCCGTTCTACACTGTCGACAGCAGCAAGAACCGTGTACATAGCGGTTTCGGGCTGGGGTTGGCCATCACGAAAAATCTCTGCCGGCGCAACCAATGTCTCATCCAATACGATGCCGGTTATGAAAGAGGTGCCCGGTTTATTCTCTCCAAATCCTCTACGTCATAG